The following nucleotide sequence is from Aspergillus luchuensis IFO 4308 DNA, chromosome 1, nearly complete sequence.
GACCTGACACTGAAGAGATCGGAGACGCAGATATTGGCAAGCACGATGATACCACCGCCGCCTGCACCTTGAATGGCTCTGCCGGAGATGATCATGGGGAGGTTAATGGCCAGCGCGCAAATCAGACTGCCgacgaggaaaaggaagttgGCGATAAGAATGATGCGCTTGCGACCCCAGACATCACTGATCTTGCCCCATAAGGGAACACAGGCGGCGTTGGCCAACATGTATGATGACGCGATCCATGAGTAACCGCTCTCGGAAGCGTGAAAATGCGTTGCGATAGTAGGTAGGGCTGTAGACACGATAGTCTGTAGAGACAACAAGTGTGAGTAGATGTAAATGCGACGGCGCGATAAAGGGTCGTTACCATATCCAAAGCTGCTAGGAACAAGACAAGCTATATTAAAAGACCATGTGGTTAGCGATGGAGCCATCAGAAGCATGGAAAAGCAAGGGACATACACAAAGCGCAGTCATGACAACgacaatcttcttcttccctagCTTCTGCGCCTGCGACGGCACTCTATCCAACGGCGCACCAGCGCCAGCTTTCTCGTCGGACACATCTCCAGTCTCTTCAGGAGATGGTTGTTCTGTTGATGTCTGTGAGGGCGACCCGACAGGGTCGGGCTTCTCCGAACCATCTCTGGACGAAGAGCCAACATCAGATGGTgacatcttctccgcatctACCAGGACGCCCTTGTCCTGGTCggcatgctgctgctgctgcgcgaTACGATCATCCTCACGAGGAGGATCCTGAGTGACCGCCATGCTTGCAGAACTCCAGGGTGAGTCTGGAGGGAGAAACAGAAgtgaaggaaaaaagaatgacTCAACAAGCCGAAAGCTTGCTGTCCAAGAAAAGAATCGGgggtgaggagaaggaaacaGGACCCCTCAGAGTGGCGGATTAAACCGACGGTTGCAGCCAGTCTTAAAGTCTAGACTTTGGGAAAGGAAATCAGGGCGCGAAGAGAGACCAGCTCAACTAAACAAGTAAATTAAACTAAATAGATAAGCTAGACCAGGCAGGAGTCTGgcctatttaataaataatcctTTTTCCAAGGAGAGAAAATTTTCCCCTGTCAATGCTCGCGCTCGCCCTTAAGGCTCGGAGATAAGTTGAAACAGAAACCAACGACTAAAACCATGCCCAAAACGGGCAAAAATGCTATCGATCTCGTGGGCGCCAAACGAACAAGGCTATAAGCATTCCCGAAAAAGCCACCCCACGGGCCACTTCAATCCATGGGCACGGGATGATAGTCAAGCAATCCCATGGAATGACATACAACAACTGAAAATTTGGGATAAAAATCCCGACTGCAGGAGGGAGAAATTTGGGGGGAAGGTAAGTTACACCGTTGGCACGCCGACATTTTTTGGGGTTTGTCTGCATGTCTGCATGCCTgaaaaacaaacaaataaGACCTGTCACAATCCTCCttagtcttttttttttctccccgaCGATGATCTGCAATGATGCTCTCTATtaatcattcaatcattATGGAGCATCGTGGAATTGAGTCTACACCGCATCTTGACTTGCGTTTTACTAAAGCACCATGCAGCCAAGGGCATTGCAATTGCGCCCGATAGGGGGAAGTCTTGCTTCGCTTGAGAATAGGAaaaacgaaaagaaaaaaaaagcccaTGTCATACTTGTTCGCTGTAGATTTCCCGGGTTTTTCTTGCGACAAAAGATGTTATGAGAAAATAATAAGGGTATAATGTACAAGTATAATTAGGGAGGAAACCCTGGAAGAATCCACCATATCGTCCATATCAAAACTATCCATCCTGAAGCTGGAGGATTTCTGCACCAACATTAGCAACCAACCATCCAACCTCATTCCACATAACCAGGGTGGGAACCGACTCACCAGTCAAGAATTCCTCGAAGCTCACCGTAATATAGCCGTcgcgatcatcatcataccgCTTAAAGACGTCCGTCATGCGCCGCAGACTAATGCACGCCTGCACGAACAAATCGAAGCTCATGCCCTGTTTCGCCGGCCCATACGGAGGACCAGTATTCATCTGCCGCCCTTTGTTCTCGAACGTCCGGAACAGCACCATCACAAATGGCTGGCTCAGCCGGTACCCGAAGGCCACCAGTGCATTCTCGAACTCGTACAGGCTAATGCGCCCGCTGCGGTCTTGATCGAACCGATCGAACAGCTCCCGCCACGCTGCAAGGTAGCGCCACAGTGCCACAAACTCGTCGAATGAGATCGTCCCGCTGTTGTTCCGATCAAACATGCGGATCATCATCTTAACGGTCTTGGGGTGAAACGATGTGAAGTCTCCGTTCACTAGAGCAGAGCCCAGCTCCATCTCTGTGAGTGTACCCGAATGAGATGTGTTCGCAGCGCGGAAAAGGGGGAATAGCTGTTGCGGGTCGTCGTCGGGAACTGCCAGCGCGCCATGGTTCGGCGAGTTGGGCGGACGCGACGCGGGCGGCGGACGATTGCGCACTGGCTGGCTAGGAGGCGGCCCGAAGCCGTAGTtctgcggaggaggagaagggtgtAGTGGGTGAGGGCGTTGTTGTTGACTCGCTGGAGGAACGTTTGCCGGCGACCGTCCACCATGCGGGGCCTCCATGGGAGGACGCTGACTCGGTGGTGCGCCGTAgcgctggggatggggattgcCGGCACTAGAAACGGGGACTCGAGGTGGGACGCCGCtggagggagggtgaggagacgGGCGAGAATGCTTCTGGTGGTGCGAGTTGCTGGATTGCATGGCACCAAGCATTTGCGCTACCTAATTGTCATAGACCGAGTTAGGAGGCGCGGGGCATTCAACAACCAGGCAGACAAAGAACCACTCTCGAGAAGAAACTACCGCACCTGTTCCGGCTCTGCATGCCTGTATCGATTTATGACTTGTTAGCGACCCCATTCGTCACTTTTGATTGACCTCCTGAGAATTGTGACTCACGCTGGCAGCGCATCGGGGTTGTAGGACTGGTTGTATGCCATGGCCGCGGATCTGACGTAACTGACGCCGGGCGCAATCCAGCGAGGGGCAGAATGAAAAGGTAAACGCCCAGTTACAAAGGGCGGGTTTtgaaaggggagaa
It contains:
- a CDS encoding uncharacterized protein (COG:T;~EggNog:ENOG410PI12;~InterPro:IPR011992,IPR002048,IPR018247;~PFAM:PF00036,PF13499,PF13405,PF13202,PF13833;~go_function: GO:0005509 - calcium ion binding [Evidence IEA]); amino-acid sequence: MAYNQSYNPDALPAHAEPEQVAQMLGAMQSSNSHHQKHSRPSPHPPSSGVPPRVPVSSAGNPHPQRYGAPPSQRPPMEAPHGGRSPANVPPASQQQRPHPLHPSPPPQNYGFGPPPSQPVRNRPPPASRPPNSPNHGALAVPDDDPQQLFPLFRAANTSHSGTLTEMELGSALVNGDFTSFHPKTVKMMIRMFDRNNSGTISFDEFVALWRYLAAWRELFDRFDQDRSGRISLYEFENALVAFGYRLSQPFVMVLFRTFENKGRQMNTGPPYGPAKQGMSFDLFVQACISLRRMTDVFKRYDDDRDGYITVSFEEFLTEILQLQDG